Sequence from the Herbaspirillum sp. meg3 genome:
CAAATTCATGTTCCATATCGAGGCTGCCAACTCGACGTACGTCAAGGCCTGCGGCCGCTCGCTGGTGCGCGACAACCTGATCAAGGGCAAGAAGCTGTATGCGTTGTCCGCCGATTACGCCTTCGGCCACGACCTGCTGCGCGCCGCCAAATCCTTCGTTTCCGCCAATGGCGGCACGATTACCAATGACGAGCTGGTGCCGACCGATGCCACCGACTTCAGCCCTTACCTGCTCAAGATCCGCCAGGCCAAACCTGACCTGGTCATCTCCAATCTGGCGGGCAACCAGATCACCAACTTCATCAAGCAATATTCAGAGTTCGGCCTGCCCTTCCCGATCGCCGGCTTCGGTTTCGATACGGCGGTTGCCTGGGGCGCGGGCGCAGACAGCTTTGCCGGCACCTGGCCGACCACCTGGCACCACGACGTCAATGCACCATCGGCAAAAGCCTTCGTCGCCGCCTTCATCAAGAAATTCGGCAAACCGCCGGAGAACCAGGCGTGGGGCGAATACGTCGCCTTCCGCTCCATCGTGCAAGCCGTCACCGAAACCAAGTCGCTGGATACCGCCAAGCTGATCGAGTATTTCGAAAAAGGCGCGCCCATTGATGCATTGAAAGCACGCAAAGGCACCTATCGCGCCTGGGATCACCAATTGCTGCAAGAAATGTACACGGTCACGCCGAAACCGAAGGCACAGATCAAGGACAAGTGGGACTTCATGCTGCTGGGCGCATCGGTGCCGGGACCGACTGAGTCGTTGGAGGTACTCGCTCCCACGATGCAAGAGAACGCCTGCACCTTTACCTAAGCCGTCACCTACTCTTCGTCGCGCCAGCGAATGCTGGAGTCCGGTGTAACGACACTGGATCCCAGCGTTCGCTGGGACGACGGTGATTGATGACGCTTTTCAGGTTTCTCTCAGCCTACTCTCAGCTTTCTCTCAGCTTTTTCTTGTCCTCCCCTCCGGAGCAGCAATGCAAATCGTTTTCCTGTTGGAGCAAATCCTCAACGGCATCCTGGTAGGCGGTTACTACCTGCTGATTGCCTTGGGACTGTCGCTTATTTTCAGTCTCGGCGGCGTGGTCAATCTGGCCCACGGCGCCTTCTACGCCATCGGCGCTTATCTCGCGGTGGAGATCACCAAATACCTTGGCTTTGGCGGCGCATTAATTCTGTCGCCCTTGCTGGTGGCCCTGATCGGCATTCTGTTTGAGCGTTTTTTGCTGCGCAGATTTTACTCAGCCGATCCGATTCTCGGTCTGTTGCTGACCTTCGGCCTGGCGATGGTGGCGGAACAAATCATCCGCATCTTCTGGGGCGCGTCGCCCTTGCCCGCCTCCATTCCCCCGGCCTTCAAAGGCCAGATCATGGTCGGCGACTTCATGTATTCCAAATACCGCCTGCTGATGCTGGTGGCCGTCGTAGTCGCACTGACGTTGATCTGGATGCTGCTCAATAAGACATCCTTCGGCCGCGTGGTGCGCGCCGGCGTGCAAAAGCCGGACATGGTGGCGGTGCTCGGCATCAAGCTGCAACCCTACATGACCGCCATCGTGATGCTCGGCGTCGGACTGGCTGCGCTGGCCGGCGTGTTGTTTGCGCCGATCTCCGGCGTGCATCCGGCCATGGGTGCGGAAATCATGACCGCTGCTTTCGTGGTGGTGGTGATCGGCGGCCTCGGCAGCTTCTGGGGTGTGGTGCTGGCGGCCTTGCTGGTGGGCGTGGTGCGTGGCATCACGATCCAGTTCTATGCGCCCGCCGGTGAAGCATCGATGTATCTGCTGATGCTGCTGGTGCTGATCTTCCGTCCGCGCGGCCTCCTGGGCGAACGCATCGAACGTTTTGAATGAGAGCGGACATGTATAACAAATATCAATCTTTATGGATCGGCGCGCTGGCGCTGATCGTCGTCCCCATCCTGCTGCAACTGCTGGGCCTGACCACCAGCTCGTCCACCGACGTCGTCATCTACGCCATCGCCGCCATGGGCCTGAACCTGCTGGTCGGCTACACCGGTCTGACGTCGTTCGGCCATGGTGCGTGGTTCGGTGTCGGCGCCTATGCTGCGGCGCTGTCGCAGAAATACTGGTTCCCCGGCCAGATCGTGGCGCCGATGCTGTTCACCATCGTCTTCATTGCGGCGTCGGCGGCGATTATCGGCTTCCTGATCCTGCGCCGACGCGGCGTGTATTTTTCGCTGCTGACGCTGGCCTTGTCGGCGCTGACGTTTGCAATCGCGTTCCGCTGGACCGACTTCACCGGCGGCGAATCGGGACTCGGCAATGTCGTGCGTCCGGTCGTGGCAGGCATTGATCTGGATCAGTCGATTCCCTTCCTTGTCTTCGTCAGCGTGATTGCGCTGATCGTACTGTTCGTCCTGCAGCGTGTGATCCGTTCGCCCTTCGGCCACACTATCGTGGCGATCCGCGAGAACGAGCAGCGTGCCCGCTTCCAGGGTTACAGCACGATCATCTACAAGCTGATCATGTTCATCGTGTCGGCCAGCGTGACCGGTCTGGCGGGCGCCTTGCTGGCGTTCCATCACCGCTTCGCCTCGGCCGAGCCAACGTCGGTCGCGTTCTCGGGCGAGCTGCTGGCGATGGTGGTGATCGGCGGCATGCGCAGCTTCCTCGGCCCGGCATTGGGTGCGCTGTTCTACATTCTGTTCCGCGAATGCCTGTCGATATGGACCGAAAACTGGTTGCTGTGGTTCGGCCTCGCCTTTGTCGGCTTCATCCTGTTTTCGCCGACCGGCCTGGTCGGCATCTGGCAACAGATCAAACGCCGTCTGCGTCCGCCAGCCGAAGTCGGCGCCGCGATGAGCCAGCGCCAGATCGTTGACGGTTTGCCGCTGCCGGCCTTCCTGCAGCCACCGCGCCAGGAGGGATTGGTATTGGAGGTGAAGGATATCGACATCCGATTCGGCGGCATTCAGGCGGTCAAGAATGCGCAGATCAATTTGCACGCCGGTGAGATCCACGCGCTGATCGGCCCCAATGGCGCGGGCAAGACAACGACCTTCAATCTGATCTCCGGCATGTTCATCCCTCACCACGGTACGGTAAAGCTGAACGGAGAAGAAATCCAGGGACTGACGCCGGGCCAGATTTGCCAGCGCGGTCTGGCGCGTTCGTTCCAGATCACCAACCTGTTCAAGGGTCTGAGCATCTACGAAAACCTGCGGCTGTCGCTACAGGCGCGCCACCCCTCGCGCTTCAACATGTGGAAAGACATTGACAGCTATCCTGAAATCCACACCGAAACCGAAGAGCTGATGCGCTTCCTTGGTCTCAAAGGTATCGACGACATCGAAGGTGGAGCACTCTCCTATGGCGGCCAACGCCTGGTCGATCTGGGCATTGCGCTCGGCTCCAAACCGCATGTGCTGCTGATGGATGAACCGCTGGCAGGTCTGGCCGCCGCCGAACGCGAGCGCGTGTCGCGGCTGGTGAAGATCATCGCCGACAATATCCCGGTGCTGATCGTCGAGCACGACATTGACCGCGTCCTCGGCTTCTCGCATCAGGTCACGGTGATGAATCAGGGCAGCGTGCTGATGTCAGGCACACCCGACGAAGCGCGTGCCGACCAGCGCGTGCAGGAGATCTATACCGGCACCGGTACGCCGCCCGTCACCGGCCGCATCGCCGGAGATGCACAGGAGCGTCCGCAGCTGCTGTCCTTCGACAAGGTCAATGCCTTCTACGGCAAGAGCCACATCCTCAACGACGCCACGCTGGAAGTGCGCGAAGGCGAAATCGTCGCCCTGCTCGGTCGCAATGGCGCCGGCAAGTCGACCTTGCTGAAAGCGCTGACCGGCTTGCTGAAACCGGCATCGGGTGCAATCCGCTACAACGGCAAGGACATCGCCGGCCTGAGCGCACCCGACATCGCGCGACTGGGCATCGGTTACGTGCCGCAAGGACGCGGCCTGTTTGCCGGGATGACGGTGGCGGAGAATCTCTCGCTGGGACGTCTGGCGCGCAAGACCGACAGCTCCAACGGTATTGCCTGGAGTGAAGAAAAAATCCTGCACTACTTCCCGCGCCTGAAAGAACGCCTGCACACGCCGGCCGATTTTCTCTCCGGCGGCGAACAGCAGATGGTCGCCGTGGCGCGCGCCCTGTCGGGCAACGTCAGGCTGTTGCTGCTGGACGAACCTTTTGAAGGTCTCGCACCAGCGGTCGTGCAGGAGCTGTTCACCGTCTTCGATCAACTGCGCAAGGAAGTCTCCATCGTCATCGTCGAACACAACCTCGACCTGGTGCTGGCATTGGCTGACCGCGTGTTCGCACTGGAGCGCGGCGCGGTCTTCCACACCGGGCCGGCCGAGCCGCTGCTGACCGACCTGACCTACCGCAAGCAAATTCTCTGGCTTTAACTTTTTATTTCTGACACAAGCAACAAGGACATTGACATGAACACCAGTTTGAAAGATCAACGCGTCGTCGTCACCGCAGGCGCACAAGGCATCGGCCTGGCCATCACCGCATCGTTTGTGGCGACAGGCGCGCAGGTCCACATCTGCGACGTCAGCGACGACTTCCTCGACAGCGCGCGCAAGCAGTTCACCGGTGCGCCGGTCACCTTCAGCAAGACCGATGTCGCCAACGAAGCGCAGGTCGACGCCATGTTCGCTGATCTGACGCAACGTTGGGGCGCACTTGACGTGCTGGTCAACAACGCCGGCATCGCCGGGCCAACCGCGAAAGTCGAGGAGACAGAACTGTCGGCCTGGGATCAGACCATCGCCGTCAACCTGACCGGCCCCTTCCTCTGCACGCGCCGTGCAGTGCCGCTGCTGAAAAAAGCCGGCGGCGGTTCCATCGTCAACATTTCGTCGGCAGCCGGCCGTCTCGGCTTTCCGCTGCGCACGCCCTACTCCGCTTCCAAGTTCGGCGTCATCGGCCTCACCGAAAGCTGGGCCATGGAACTCGGCCCGTCCAACATCCGCGTCAACGCCATCCTCCCCGGCATCGTCGCCGGTGAGCGCCAGGAGCGTGTGATCGCCGCCAAGGCAGCGTCCTATGGCATCGACCATGAAGCGATGCGCGAACGCCTGCTGTCCAAGGTCTCGATGCGCAAGATGGTCACCGCGCAAGACATCGCCAACCAGATCATCTACATCTGCTCGCCGGCAGGATCTGCCATCAGCGGGCAAAGTTTGTCGGTCTGCGGTAATGTCGAACATCTCGGCTAAAGACTAAACAAAGGAGACACCATGAATGAAAAAATCGCCGTCATCGGCGCAGGCCTCATCGGCCGCGCCTGGGCCATCGTCTTCGCCCGCGCCGGCTGCAGCGTCGCCATTTACGACGCCGTACCGGAAGCGCTCAGCGCCTGCACCAAGCTCCTGCACGACAACATCAGCGACCTGGCCAAACATGGCCTGATCACTGAAACGCCCGACGTAGTGCTGGCACGCATCAAGCCCGTGAGCACCCTGGCCGAAGCACTCAAAGGCGCGGTATTGGTGCAAGAGAACGTCAAGGAAACCGTCGACGTCAAACGGCAGATCTTCGCCGAGATGGACAAACTGGCCGCGCCCGACACCATCCTCACCAGCTCGACCTCATGGATCCCGACCTCCGAGTTCTCCGAAAACCTCCCCGGCCGCCATCGCATCCTGGTCGCCCATCCGGTGAACCCGCCGTACCTCGTCCCGCTGGTCGAACTGGCGCCTGCGCCGTGGACATCAGAAGAGACGGTCAAGCGCGCCCACGACATCTACACCCGCGCCGGCCAGTCGCCGGTGCTGCTGAAAAAAGAAATCACCGGCTTCCTGCTCAACCGCATCCAGGGCGCGGTGCTCAACGAAGCGCTGAACCTGTACGAAAACGGCTACGCCTCCGCCGAAGATCTGGACAAGGTATTGAAAGATGGTCTGGGTCTGCGCTGGTCCTTCATGGGCCCGTTCGAAACCATCGACCTCAACGCTCCCGAAGGCGTAATCGACTATGCGAAACGCTACGGCCACACCTACCGTGATGTCGCCAAGACACAGTTGCCGAATGAATGGAATGCAGAGACGCTGAAAGAGATTGAAGGAGAACGACGCGAGGTACTGCGTGCAGATCAACTGGAAGAAAGATCGCGCTGGCGCGACAACCGCTTGATGGGATTGGTGGCGCACAAGAGGAAGCAACCGACCTAAGACAATGCCGGAGATAGTTTCGCCTGGTCACGCCGCTGGGTCCCAGCGTCCGTTGGGACGACGCTAAAGAGAGCGGAAGAAGTTGATGTATCACTGATGCAGAGATTGGCGATGCGAAGCGAGCCCGTCTCGAAGTCCGCTTGAGAGTAGCCGGTGACGGCAGGTGCAAATCGGATTAAGAAGGGAAAAATGTCTGAGCGCAGCGAGTTGTTTTCCCTTCCCGATTTGTGCCTGACGGCGCCGGGAACCCCGAAGGGGCTACGACCCAGCGGCCGCCTTCTTTTGCTTACTTTTCTTGGCGGAGCAAGAAAAGTGAGCGGCTGCCGGGCCGCCCCCGGCAAAGGTTGATCGAAGAAAGCACAAAATTAGCTACAAGAAAAAATCAGTCGAAACAGCGGAAGCCTCCGAATCCTGGCATCCATAAGAGCGACAAAGAAATAACGAACGACAGAGATAAAGACAAGCCCCACAAACCAACAATCACCAGGAGAACCAAATGAGCAAACCCAAAAAAGTCATCATCACCTGCGCCGTCACCGGCGCCATCCACACCCCCTCCATGTCTCCCTACCTGCCCGTCACGCCGGACGAAATCCGCGACGCCGCACTAGGAGCAGCCGAAGCCGGCGCCGCCATCGTCCACCTGCACGCCCGCGACCCGCAAAACGGCAAACCGACGCAAGACCCCAACGAATTCCGCAAATTCCTCCCCCAAATCAAGGCCAAGTCCAACGTCGTCATCAATCTCACTACCGGCGGCGCCCCCACCATGGGCGTGGAAGAACGCCTGCAACCAGCGTTACAACTCAAGCCCGAAGTCGCCTCTCTCAACATGGGCTCGATGAACTTCGGCCTGTACGAAATGCTGCACCGTTTCAAAGATTTCAAATACGACTGGGAAAAGCCTTACCTCGCCGAATCCGACGACCGCATCTTCCGCAACACCTTCAAGGATATCGCCTACATCCTCGAATCGTGCAGCGCCAATCAGACCCGCTTCGAAATCGAGTGCTACGACATCGG
This genomic interval carries:
- a CDS encoding 3-keto-5-aminohexanoate cleavage protein; its protein translation is MSKPKKVIITCAVTGAIHTPSMSPYLPVTPDEIRDAALGAAEAGAAIVHLHARDPQNGKPTQDPNEFRKFLPQIKAKSNVVINLTTGGAPTMGVEERLQPALQLKPEVASLNMGSMNFGLYEMLHRFKDFKYDWEKPYLAESDDRIFRNTFKDIAYILESCSANQTRFEIECYDIGHLYTAAHFIDRGLIKPPFLIQSVFGLRGGIGNDVEDVMHMKRTADRLFGDDYFWSVLGAGRGQIPIATMSAAMGGHTRVGLEDSLWDGPGKLAESNAAQVKRIRTVIEALSLEVATPDDAREMLKLKGGNNVAF
- a CDS encoding SDR family oxidoreductase, which gives rise to MNTSLKDQRVVVTAGAQGIGLAITASFVATGAQVHICDVSDDFLDSARKQFTGAPVTFSKTDVANEAQVDAMFADLTQRWGALDVLVNNAGIAGPTAKVEETELSAWDQTIAVNLTGPFLCTRRAVPLLKKAGGGSIVNISSAAGRLGFPLRTPYSASKFGVIGLTESWAMELGPSNIRVNAILPGIVAGERQERVIAAKAASYGIDHEAMRERLLSKVSMRKMVTAQDIANQIIYICSPAGSAISGQSLSVCGNVEHLG
- a CDS encoding 3-hydroxyacyl-CoA dehydrogenase, which encodes MNEKIAVIGAGLIGRAWAIVFARAGCSVAIYDAVPEALSACTKLLHDNISDLAKHGLITETPDVVLARIKPVSTLAEALKGAVLVQENVKETVDVKRQIFAEMDKLAAPDTILTSSTSWIPTSEFSENLPGRHRILVAHPVNPPYLVPLVELAPAPWTSEETVKRAHDIYTRAGQSPVLLKKEITGFLLNRIQGAVLNEALNLYENGYASAEDLDKVLKDGLGLRWSFMGPFETIDLNAPEGVIDYAKRYGHTYRDVAKTQLPNEWNAETLKEIEGERREVLRADQLEERSRWRDNRLMGLVAHKRKQPT
- a CDS encoding branched-chain amino acid ABC transporter ATP-binding protein/permease, whose product is MYNKYQSLWIGALALIVVPILLQLLGLTTSSSTDVVIYAIAAMGLNLLVGYTGLTSFGHGAWFGVGAYAAALSQKYWFPGQIVAPMLFTIVFIAASAAIIGFLILRRRGVYFSLLTLALSALTFAIAFRWTDFTGGESGLGNVVRPVVAGIDLDQSIPFLVFVSVIALIVLFVLQRVIRSPFGHTIVAIRENEQRARFQGYSTIIYKLIMFIVSASVTGLAGALLAFHHRFASAEPTSVAFSGELLAMVVIGGMRSFLGPALGALFYILFRECLSIWTENWLLWFGLAFVGFILFSPTGLVGIWQQIKRRLRPPAEVGAAMSQRQIVDGLPLPAFLQPPRQEGLVLEVKDIDIRFGGIQAVKNAQINLHAGEIHALIGPNGAGKTTTFNLISGMFIPHHGTVKLNGEEIQGLTPGQICQRGLARSFQITNLFKGLSIYENLRLSLQARHPSRFNMWKDIDSYPEIHTETEELMRFLGLKGIDDIEGGALSYGGQRLVDLGIALGSKPHVLLMDEPLAGLAAAERERVSRLVKIIADNIPVLIVEHDIDRVLGFSHQVTVMNQGSVLMSGTPDEARADQRVQEIYTGTGTPPVTGRIAGDAQERPQLLSFDKVNAFYGKSHILNDATLEVREGEIVALLGRNGAGKSTLLKALTGLLKPASGAIRYNGKDIAGLSAPDIARLGIGYVPQGRGLFAGMTVAENLSLGRLARKTDSSNGIAWSEEKILHYFPRLKERLHTPADFLSGGEQQMVAVARALSGNVRLLLLDEPFEGLAPAVVQELFTVFDQLRKEVSIVIVEHNLDLVLALADRVFALERGAVFHTGPAEPLLTDLTYRKQILWL
- a CDS encoding ABC transporter substrate-binding protein translates to MEQDDNNASSKILSPGRRTILKAGAAVATTSALGFPAIVKAQSDKIIIGHLTPRTGFLGPLGEYAVMSITLAVEEQNKAGGLLGRQLTLISEDSVNPPTASSKAQRLLERDGAAVLIGEISSASALGIAQVAQRNKKLFMNTGCNSDELRGKSCNKFMFHIEAANSTYVKACGRSLVRDNLIKGKKLYALSADYAFGHDLLRAAKSFVSANGGTITNDELVPTDATDFSPYLLKIRQAKPDLVISNLAGNQITNFIKQYSEFGLPFPIAGFGFDTAVAWGAGADSFAGTWPTTWHHDVNAPSAKAFVAAFIKKFGKPPENQAWGEYVAFRSIVQAVTETKSLDTAKLIEYFEKGAPIDALKARKGTYRAWDHQLLQEMYTVTPKPKAQIKDKWDFMLLGASVPGPTESLEVLAPTMQENACTFT
- a CDS encoding branched-chain amino acid ABC transporter permease, which encodes MQIVFLLEQILNGILVGGYYLLIALGLSLIFSLGGVVNLAHGAFYAIGAYLAVEITKYLGFGGALILSPLLVALIGILFERFLLRRFYSADPILGLLLTFGLAMVAEQIIRIFWGASPLPASIPPAFKGQIMVGDFMYSKYRLLMLVAVVVALTLIWMLLNKTSFGRVVRAGVQKPDMVAVLGIKLQPYMTAIVMLGVGLAALAGVLFAPISGVHPAMGAEIMTAAFVVVVIGGLGSFWGVVLAALLVGVVRGITIQFYAPAGEASMYLLMLLVLIFRPRGLLGERIERFE